A single genomic interval of Clostridiisalibacter paucivorans DSM 22131 harbors:
- the trhA gene encoding PAQR family membrane homeostasis protein TrhA, with product MNNVYKDIKGTKRYSIKEEIANSITHGIGFIFSVVALTILLIYAIYEKNTVSIVSFSIYGGCSIFLYLFSTLYHSIQKEKAKKVLRIFDHSSIFLFIAGTYTPVALISLEGYWRIGILTAVWSIAILGILFKIITFNKYEKHKKFSLFLYILMGWIVIIAVKPMLQALPMNFFMWLLAGGLVYTLGTIFYAIKKIPYNHAIWHLFVLAGTVLHFCGIFIYLR from the coding sequence TTGAATAATGTATATAAAGATATAAAAGGAACAAAAAGGTATTCAATAAAAGAAGAAATAGCAAATAGTATAACCCATGGTATAGGGTTCATATTCAGTGTTGTTGCATTAACTATTTTATTGATATATGCAATTTATGAAAAAAACACTGTCTCCATTGTGAGTTTCAGTATATATGGAGGTTGTTCCATATTTTTATATTTATTTTCAACTTTATACCATAGTATACAAAAAGAGAAGGCAAAAAAGGTTTTAAGGATATTTGATCATTCATCTATATTTTTATTTATAGCAGGGACATATACTCCAGTAGCATTGATTTCATTAGAGGGTTATTGGAGAATTGGCATTTTAACTGCTGTATGGAGTATAGCTATTTTAGGTATTTTATTTAAAATCATTACATTTAATAAATATGAAAAGCATAAAAAATTTTCACTATTTCTGTATATATTAATGGGATGGATAGTTATAATAGCTGTAAAACCTATGTTACAGGCATTACCAATGAATTTTTTCATGTGGTTATTGGCGGGAGGATTGGTATATACTTTAGGTACTATATTTTATGCTATTAAAAAGATACCTTATAATCATGCTATATGGCACTTATTTGTATTGGCAGGGACAGTTTTACATTTTTGTGGTATCTTTATATATCTTAGATAG
- a CDS encoding DUF3298 and DUF4163 domain-containing protein — protein sequence MNDKKLKEIKQKYKDIPIPDELDFIVKKSIKDGGKKYMKRKNRFRWIALIAGMTTIFTIGINSSVTIANALSEVPIINGLVKVLTFREYSIDEEGFNADIKVPAVEGLENKDLEESLNEKYIEENKKLYEEFTDEMEKMKEKNSKNLGVSSGYEVKTDNEKIISIARYVVMTAGSSYEQIKYDTIDKENEILLTLPSLFKDDSYIDVISENIKTQMEKAMKSDTGKVYFIEEDDMDPFNKIDKEQSFYINNDGKLVISFNEYEVAPGYMGVVEFVIPTNVISDILVSDEYIK from the coding sequence ATGAATGATAAAAAGCTTAAAGAGATAAAACAAAAGTATAAAGATATACCTATTCCAGATGAATTGGATTTTATAGTTAAGAAAAGCATAAAAGATGGAGGTAAAAAATATATGAAACGTAAAAATAGATTTAGATGGATAGCTTTAATTGCAGGAATGACAACAATATTTACTATTGGGATAAATTCAAGTGTAACAATTGCAAATGCATTGTCAGAGGTGCCAATAATAAATGGTTTAGTCAAGGTGTTAACCTTTAGAGAATATAGTATAGATGAGGAAGGATTTAATGCTGATATAAAGGTACCAGCTGTAGAAGGGTTAGAGAATAAAGATTTAGAGGAGAGTTTAAATGAAAAATATATAGAAGAAAACAAGAAATTGTATGAAGAGTTTACTGATGAGATGGAGAAAATGAAGGAAAAAAATTCTAAAAATTTAGGAGTAAGCAGTGGATATGAAGTTAAAACAGACAATGAAAAAATTATATCCATAGCAAGATATGTAGTAATGACTGCAGGTTCTTCTTATGAACAAATAAAATATGATACCATAGATAAAGAAAATGAAATTTTACTTACATTGCCTAGTCTATTTAAAGACGATAGTTATATTGATGTAATCAGTGAAAATATTAAAACTCAAATGGAAAAAGCAATGAAGTCAGATACTGGAAAGGTATATTTTATTGAAGAAGACGATATGGATCCATTTAATAAGATAGATAAAGAGCAAAGTTTCTATATAAATAATGATGGGAAGCTGGTTATTTCTTTTAATGAATATGAAGTGGCACCTGGTTATATGGGTGTAGTGGAGTTTGTAATTCCAACTAATGTAATATCAGATATATTAGTAAGTGATGAATATATTAAATAA
- a CDS encoding sigma-70 family RNA polymerase sigma factor, which yields MTKKEIEKAIKEYILKDKENYYRLAYSYVKNQHDALDIVQESIYKAMMSMNTLKNPKHVKTWFWRIVVNTSLDFLKKNKRINLVDEETLEFYSDGEGDRYKDFDLEDALNKLPPNYRNIIILRYFEDLKIEEVAEVLEENINTVKTRLYSALKKLRISIED from the coding sequence ATGACAAAAAAAGAAATTGAAAAAGCAATAAAAGAATATATTCTAAAAGATAAAGAAAATTACTATAGGCTAGCATATAGTTATGTAAAGAACCAACATGATGCTTTGGATATTGTCCAAGAGTCAATTTATAAGGCTATGATGTCCATGAACACTCTTAAGAATCCAAAGCATGTTAAAACATGGTTTTGGAGAATAGTAGTCAATACATCATTAGATTTTTTAAAAAAGAATAAAAGAATAAATTTAGTAGATGAAGAAACACTGGAATTTTATAGTGATGGGGAAGGTGATAGATATAAAGATTTTGACTTGGAAGATGCTCTAAATAAATTACCACCTAATTATCGGAATATAATAATTCTTAGATATTTTGAAGATTTGAAGATAGAAGAAGTTGCAGAGGTATTAGAAGAAAATATAAATACTGTAAAGACCAGATTATATTCTGCGCTAAAAAAATTACGAATTAGTATTGAAGATTAG
- a CDS encoding PTS transporter subunit IIC, translating to MSDKNTNIKSYFIKMLNGMALGLFSSLIIGLILKQIGTLFNLQSVIVFGKVAQYMMGPAIGAGVAYSLGASPLGIFASIITGAIGANTVVFQEGIVILNIGEPVGALIAAWVGTLASKLIQGKTKVDIVLVPAGTILIGGIVGNYIGPVVAEVMTIFGMMINRATELHRVPMGILVSVIMGITLTLPISSAALAISLKLDGLAAGAATIGCAAQMIGFAVASYRENRFGGLISQGLGTSMLQIPNIIKNPKVWIPSIITSAILGPISTVIFKMENNKIGAGMGTSGLVGQFGTVEVMGSNGILGIVLLHFILPAIITLFISEYMRRKNWIKDGDMKLLD from the coding sequence ATGTCAGATAAAAACACAAATATCAAGTCATATTTTATTAAAATGTTAAATGGCATGGCTTTAGGACTATTTTCATCTCTTATAATTGGACTTATATTGAAACAGATAGGAACTTTGTTTAATTTGCAATCAGTTATTGTATTTGGTAAAGTAGCTCAATATATGATGGGTCCTGCAATAGGTGCAGGTGTTGCCTATAGTTTGGGAGCTTCTCCATTGGGTATATTTGCATCTATTATTACTGGAGCTATAGGGGCAAATACTGTAGTATTTCAAGAAGGAATAGTTATACTTAATATAGGGGAACCTGTTGGTGCTTTAATAGCTGCATGGGTTGGAACATTAGCTTCTAAATTAATACAAGGAAAAACTAAGGTTGATATAGTACTAGTACCAGCAGGCACTATATTGATTGGAGGAATTGTGGGAAATTATATCGGGCCAGTAGTAGCTGAAGTAATGACTATATTTGGAATGATGATAAACAGAGCTACAGAGCTTCATAGAGTACCAATGGGGATACTAGTATCCGTTATTATGGGAATAACATTGACATTGCCCATAAGTAGTGCAGCGTTGGCTATCTCTTTAAAATTAGATGGATTAGCAGCAGGGGCAGCCACTATAGGATGTGCAGCACAGATGATAGGATTCGCAGTAGCTAGTTACAGAGAGAATAGATTTGGAGGTCTTATATCTCAAGGGTTAGGAACATCTATGCTTCAGATACCTAATATAATAAAAAATCCTAAGGTTTGGATACCATCCATAATTACATCGGCTATATTAGGACCAATATCTACAGTAATATTTAAAATGGAAAATAACAAAATTGGGGCAGGAATGGGTACAAGTGGGCTTGTTGGACAATTTGGAACGGTAGAAGTAATGGGAAGTAATGGTATTTTAGGTATAGTGTTATTACATTTTATACTACCAGCTATAATAACATTATTTATATCTGAATATATGAGAAGGAAAAATTGGATAAAAGATGGAGATATGAAATTATTAGATTAG
- a CDS encoding transcription repressor NadR, with protein sequence MDAKERRNEILRTLINTDNPIKGIDIANIFDVSRQVIVQDIAILRAKGEDIIATPQGYLIVKKSNKKLLKAIVSKHQGYDEIEDELTTIVDLGGKIIDVIVEHPLYGEIKSPLMIGSRLDVKSFMEKIKEVQAEPLSSLTDGVHIHTIEVPSEEVFQQIKIRLKEKKYLIDIK encoded by the coding sequence ATGGATGCTAAGGAGAGAAGAAATGAAATATTAAGAACACTTATAAACACTGATAACCCTATAAAGGGTATTGATATAGCCAATATATTTGATGTGAGTCGTCAAGTAATAGTACAGGATATTGCAATATTGAGAGCAAAGGGAGAAGATATAATAGCTACACCTCAGGGGTATTTGATTGTTAAGAAAAGTAATAAAAAGTTACTAAAGGCTATAGTTTCAAAACATCAAGGCTATGATGAAATAGAAGATGAATTAACTACAATAGTAGACTTAGGGGGAAAGATAATCGATGTAATAGTTGAACATCCATTATATGGAGAAATTAAAAGTCCCCTTATGATAGGTTCCAGATTAGATGTAAAATCTTTTATGGAAAAAATAAAAGAAGTTCAGGCAGAACCCTTGTCTTCATTGACCGATGGTGTGCATATACATACCATAGAAGTTCCCAGTGAAGAAGTCTTTCAACAAATAAAAATAAGATTAAAAGAAAAAAAATACTTGATTGATATCAAATAA